The Gloeomargarita sp. SKYB120 region CCCTTTAGCCGCAATCTGCAAGCAGGGGGAACGGTGGACTTTTTCAAAGAGACGGTGCTGCTGGGGGATTCGCTGGGGCCAAATGTGCGAGAAATCCGCGATACCACCCATTCGTTGCGTCAGGTGGGTAAGACGCCGGGCGGGGTCGGGTACGCCACGGTTTCGGAGGTGGTGCGTCAGGAAATGGTGCGCATTGTGCCGATTGCCAAAGGGCCAGGAGCGCCTTACGTAGCGCCAGACCTCAACGGTCAGCAGGTGAATTTGGATGTCATTACCAACGGCGCTTACCCGATCACCCGGCGGTTATTTATCATCATCAAGCGGGATGGGACGTTAGACGAAAAAGCCAGTGTGGCCTATGCCAATTTGTTTCTCAGTGATGAGGGACAACAGTTGGTGAAGGAAGCGGGTTTTGCGCCTCTACGTTAGGTAGCAAACTTTAGCAGGATGCGGCTAAGATACGAGTGGAACTGTTCGGGTGCTGGAGATGACCCAGGACTACAGTTACGACAAGTGCCCCCAGTGCGGCTACGACCGGAATCCCCTTGGCGCCCGCAAGTGTGAGATTTGTGGCTATTCCCTGAAGAAAGGGTTGCCAGTGGTGCCGGTTCTGATGACATTGGCGGGAGTTGCCGTGTTAGGGGGTGGAGGGTACTGGCTCGTGACTCAGTTGATGCGGCCAGCACCAGTGGTCACCTCGTCGCCGAACCCCAATGCGACGGTTGCGCCCGCGCGTCCTGACCCGAGCGGAAATCCCCCAGCACCGGTGGCTGTAACCCCTGTTGCGCCGGCGGGTCAGTCGCCTGGCATCACCATCGTCTCCCGCTTGGCGGATGTACCGGATGTGCCAGCAGGGACGTTCAATTACGGGGGTTCCACCACGTTTGCGCCCTTGCGGTCGGAGCGGATCAACCAGGCAATCTATCAGGCCCATCCTCAGTTCCGGTTGCGCTATGTGGAACCGCCAGGGGGGAAACCCGGTTCCGGTGCCGGGATTGAAATGCTCATTAATGGTCAACTAGCAATTGCCCAGTCGTCGCGACCCCTGAAGGATGAGGAATTTCAACGCGCCCAGACACGGGGGTTCCGCCTCGAGCAAGTCCCCATCGCGAACGACGCGATTGCCATCTACGTGAATCCCCAGGTCAAAATCCCTGGCTTAACCGTGGCGCAGGTGCGGGAGATTTTCACAGGCCGAGTAAC contains the following coding sequences:
- a CDS encoding substrate-binding domain-containing protein encodes the protein MTQDYSYDKCPQCGYDRNPLGARKCEICGYSLKKGLPVVPVLMTLAGVAVLGGGGYWLVTQLMRPAPVVTSSPNPNATVAPARPDPSGNPPAPVAVTPVAPAGQSPGITIVSRLADVPDVPAGTFNYGGSTTFAPLRSERINQAIYQAHPQFRLRYVEPPGGKPGSGAGIEMLINGQLAIAQSSRPLKDEEFQRAQTRGFRLEQVPIANDAIAIYVNPQVKIPGLTVAQVREIFTGRVTNWRQVGGPDLPVVPFSRNLQAGGTVDFFKEAVLLNNPLGPNVREPRDTTDSLRKVGATPGGVGYATVSEVVRQEMVRIVPIAKEAGAPYVAPDINGREVNLEVLTNGTYPITRRLFLIIKRDGTIDEKASVAYANFFLSDEGQRLIKEAGFAPLR